The following proteins come from a genomic window of Ursus arctos isolate Adak ecotype North America unplaced genomic scaffold, UrsArc2.0 scaffold_12, whole genome shotgun sequence:
- the MLLT11 gene encoding protein AF1q — translation MRDPVSSQYSSFLFWRMPIPELDLSELEGLGLSDTSIYKIKDSSAGKMTGQAAEEQEKNSEGDALLEYSTFNFWRAPIASIHSFELDLL, via the coding sequence ATGAGGGACCCTGTGAGTAGCCAGTACagctcctttcttttctggagGATGCCCATTCCAGAACTGGATCTGTCGGAGCTGGAAGGCCTGGGTCTGTCAGATACATCCATCTACAAGATCAAAGACAGCAGCGCTGGCAAAATGACCGGGCAAGCAGCGgaagaacaggagaaaaactCTGAAGGCGATGCCCTCCTGGAATACAGCACCTTCAACTTCTGGAGAGCTCCCATTGCTAGCATCCACTCCTTTGAATTGGACTTGCTTTAA